TTCCTTTTCCTAATACTAGCTCattgacaaataaaaaaatgaaagttttaagGAACGTAATCAACGCGTTTCAAGCAGAAGTGCTTTCAATGACAGCCTCCAAAtggagtactattttgtatgaaaaaacgttccaaatttttttacagtgtcaaaatttgtttgatacaccgtccagtttcagtaccctatttagagtaccactcatgcttgaagtgtgttgaCGTAATAAATTCACAAAGATATCTAATTGTTCATACTACTGTTTACGGCTTATCGATCTCAGCCCCGTAGGTGAATTTGGAAGGAAAGAAGTTATTGCAAGCGAGAAAATTTGGCGTTCTCTACTTTCAAAATGTTCTATTTCTCACGTCTTAGTCTAAACTGTCTTGCCCCTTAGGGTAATCCGACCCTGACTGTTCATAATCTGTATGAGGTTAACTGCTTCAAGTTCGGTATGTTCTCAGTTGTCTCACCTCAAAGGAATATTGAGGAAGTCAATAATTTTCACGCAATTTCCCAGATCTCTAAATCTTTGGGTCCATTCGATAAGCACTTATTGTCTCCCCAGCTATAATCTCCGACAACAgaggaataaaatttattcgataaaaataaGCTACACGGACTCGCAAAGATCCTTAACTCCATTGGCTTCTGCAGttataaaaactaaatttgcgactttttgtttttattgaaatcttTCTTCCTTCTTATAATCTTAATCTATTGTCCCGGTCCGGACAGTGACTTTTCCATAAACTTCTTTTTAGCGAAACACAACCACCATTTGCTGGGCTTACCGTCTTCACCAAATACTTTATCGCAAACTCGGATACCAGTCTCTTGACGAATTTGTTGCAGATATTGACGCATCAAATCTGAAACgagaatttagtttttttattaaatttcacacaatCGATTGATAATGTTTCCCATTCATTACCTGAATCGGCCGGAGAGCTCGGTTTTGCGTACACCGAATTCAACGGAAAGCCGGCATCACCGGGTATATCGAATTTGGAAATGGCCAAGGAATACATCTCCTGCAGACCCTGGTTTTTGTTACTGCATCGTTGCAATTTCTTCAAGCACTCGGTTATGTATAACGTTATGTAGATAAGCGTTCTGTCAACCTCCGACTGAAAACGATCGTTCTATACATTTTGGACTCGTACTAGTCAATTTTTGTCTACCTTAACTTCATATGTTCGAAAGAAGACATTTGCTTTGAAGTAGTACAATGATTCATCAATGATATCTTGTTCGATGTTGGCCATCGGGGCGGGTCCACGGCTTTGAGTTCTTAATGGAAGTATGGCAATATTGCCAACAGCCGAATTAAATTCTCGGATTTGGGAATGGTATGCCTggtaacaaaataatttaacatcTCGGTCACTGTTATCTTTCTTTCTTGTCACACCCACAACCGTATGACGAGAACAACTAAATCATCTCAAAAATAACCTACCGGcattttcactaatttttttGGCAAAGATGTGAAATGTGGCCGAAATTCCGATGGAGCGAATAACGTTTGGGGTAGTAAATAGTTAACTAATAgcgaaaaacacaaaacagcTACCCCCGTCGATGAGTGATATCAGTTTTGACTGTCAATAAATTTGCGTTTGGTGATCCGCCGCTCTACGAATGTTCTGTAGTACGGTGCAAAGTGGTAATTTTCAAGTTCTTGTGTGATGATTGGAATAGCCTAGGTAGATTATTGTGGTCTATAGTCTCTTCTGAAAATATGTGCTGTCTGCGGACTCGAACGACAGCAAGAATTCTTTCATCTACCAATTTATATTCTGTTGACACTGTTCACTCTTGTGACGGAATAGCGATTTTTAACACTGCCACGAAATTGGAGTTGAGCACCCAACTATTTTCGACTATTTGACATTTCGTTTGCGGTGTGTGACAATTCGGCCAATTCTTTCCTTATTTACTTCTCCAGAACAATACAAAAAGTTTTGCCGAATTTCACAAGGATAATTGAAAATGTCCTTAATAAGAGGTTCCGCTTGTGCATTAAGAATATTATGTTCGGGCGGTCAACAGCTTACAAGTAAGTCTCAACAGCTTTAACGAAACGAATTTTCGTCTCCAACACATAACCTAAATTCATTCACCTACAGACCAAAACATCCGTAACATTGCAAGATGGGTGGCACCAACACTAAAAGAAATAAGGAaacgcaaaaataaaatggcaCCATCCCCGCCAGTGAAACGATCCGGTTTCATTGACTGGAATTGGAATGCCGAACTGTTTGCATTTTCAAAGCGTTTACACGAAGACTTCAATCCGGAATTTCTGCAAGAAGCCTTTACTGTACGATCGTACATCATACAGGAGGAACAGAAACAGCAGGCTGTTGGCATTGAAAATCCCGTCACGAATCTAAAGGATAATTTAGCATTGGCTAGTAGTGGAACTGATATACTGTCTGCGTATGCGGAGATGTTCATTTCATCACAGTTGCCAAAACTACCGATCAATGGAGTGCGCGCTGTAAGAGATTATTTACTGTCTGACGGGGTGTTGGCTAACGTTTCACGACATATTGGCACCAAGGACCTTATTTTAACAGCGGTAAGCTTTATCCGTAAAGGAGCATCCATCTCAGAAGTTGAGGATGTGATTGGTGTTCAAGTTAAATTCTCaaaacattaacaaaatatgttCTGGTCATACAGGAATTCCCACCAGACAAACCAACTCTAGCCAACACGTTCAAAGCTGTCGTCAGTGCATTGAACAAATCATCCGGAAACGAAAAATCGTTTGAGTTCGTTCgcgattttcttttcacacAACTGAATCAGAAGGACATCGACAGTATGTGGGACATTGAACGACCAATCGAATTGTTGCAAGAGTATTGTAGGGCGAACAAATTCGCCGAACCTGAACCACGATTACTGAACGATGCCGGTAAAAATACCATAATGGCCGTGTACCATGTTGGTATCTACTGTGATCGCAAAATGTTAGCGGCCGGATTTGGCGAGAATGTTAATACGGCTATCGAAGTGGCAGCAATAAATTGCTTAAAGAGATTCTACGACATTGAGAATCCACGGccgtacaatttcaaaataactttaaagGAAGTTGAAGAGTCCCTTCAAAACAGACGCAAAGTTGAACGGCAAGTTTGATGTTAGTGGCTTAGATTAAGGCGTTCAAAGAAttagaatttttcctttaatttacaaaaactgGCTGCATTTTATTCATACGAATTACGATCATCGTCATCTCCATCATCCGGATCCGGTTGCTCAAAATCTTTCGTTTTTGTGTCAGCATCTTCGCCGTACTGTAAAATGTTGTCGATGGTCATGAGTAGATCGCTAATACTCTCTTCATCTCGTAAATTCAACGGTGTGAATCGCACCAAACTGAAGTCTTCGATGAGCATGCCGATAGCCTCTGATAGTTTGTGATACTTTCGGCCCCATGCTGATTCATTTGCAACATCACCAAGTAGTGCATGCGGATCTGGCTCAATATATTTCTCCAATTGACTCTTGGCTGTTTTGCTTAGCAGGTCCATTTTGGTCAACACATTGACGTGCGGCAATTCTATGTTAGCCATAACACTCAACGCTGCCATGGTTCCCGATAAAAATTTCGCACCATCGATCATAAACTGTGAGTCGATTAAGAACACGCTGCACACGTTGAAATTCCAGGATTGTAGCAATTTTACAAGGTCCTTGCCGGCGGTCAAGTGTGTGTACAGTTCAATTTGACCGGGCATGTCGAATATTATGTAATCATCGTCTGGTTCACCGTCAacttcttcatcatcatcaccaccGCACAGTTGTGCTTTTAGCCATTCCTGATTTTCGATTAGATATCTAAGGTAAACAGACATATCGACTTTAAAGCACTTGAATTATGAAACTACGGTAGAATATGCACTTACTCAATGCAGAACACCAGTCCACCGTTCGGACCAAAATGAAGCTCTTCATCGTCCATAGTGTCATCCACATGAATCAATTCTCTGATATCAACCAATGGACTGTATTCAAAGTGCTCAGCAGCTGGGTCCAAATTAACTACATTGATAACACGATTACAATCGGCAGCATGTTGTTGTATATTGGCACAGTAGGTTGACTAAATTCGttcgtttattttactcttGAAATACAGTCGTAAAAttgttgcatgaaattttgtaacTCACCTTTCCGCTTCCAGCGGGTCCCATGACCAATTGTGCGTATCTCATTAtctggttaaaattaacttcaAACGAGCTCTATGAACAGTACCTGATTGTTGttatttgttttggttttgatgtttttgtggTTAGAAAACTCTTTTATGAATGAGCGTTGAATGGTGTGCGCAGTTTTGTTAATGAAGAACACGGCAGCTCTTACCACGAAATCGGTCACTTTAGGAAACGTCGCCGTTTGGAcactttaaatttttccatcaattttttctcCAATTTTTTCCCCGTAACGATTTTCGAAACGATTACTCAAAATGCTGTAGgcatagcactgctactagtACGAACAGTCATTTGGCAAACGTCAAAAAGCCtccaaaatttcaaacatatgcttgttccaaggccatacgaattgtcaagtTACTGTCAAATTCCATCCATAGATTCAAAActtcatcaatatttatatgaaaaccgaccgctgtggatgaaatcgtgttcgttcggccagtgaaaattcgtttttacaaTTACTTGGAAAACGCCTATTGCACGTGTTACGTTTTTATTCACACCAAGTCATGACTCATGTCTTTCCGAAAGAAATTGAAGGCTGGCAtgagcctccgaatatttcttatgttcatgctaggagcaaaGCTTAATTAATCTTATGCTCATTTACTGCTGgtgaataaaattgttaaattagtATGGTcaaagcactgtcaagcaccgaagctgactttgactttcgacatcactcaattagaaggccaaaaacacgtgcttgacagtgctttgGTATGGCTCTATCAAGGATTTTTATCGTGTATTAAATAGTAGCCTCAAAAGTCATACAGGTCGATGgtaaaatttccattgaaaaagAGCGTACAACAAGCGTACaagcaaggctgtaaactttgggggaGAGGCGATGACAATCATCACAggagttgaatttttgtataaaatcggtcattttatcatcaaatgtagtgtgtcacccgcgtatctgcatgacctccccaaagtttacagccttgcgtACAAGTACAAGAACCAAAATTGCGCGAAAAAAATGGCATATTTAGTACACAATTCTCAGGATGCAAAAGATGGATGATGGAATACAGCCGAAAGGGGACGAACGGTTACGGTTTAACCTTCATTGCTGTGGCCCAGCTCAATTCACGCCGATCACCAAAGGGTTGCAAGAATCTGTCGATTTGTTGACATCGCACAATTTAACATGTGCACAATCGTCTATCGACCAAATGAAGCATATCAACGAACAACAAACCAATATCGattctaaattttttcgaaattacgAAGAAGTATAATTTCACTCACGACCGGTGCTATCGATCCGAACCGTTTCGACAGTTGCTCTAAATGCAGATTTAAATACCTTGCCGAGCAGtacggttgctaggaatctcgcgccgcgttattcacaataattcactttttgacacattttgtataaggaagatgtcactttgtgaattattgtgaatgacgcggcgcgagattccttaacaccagCAGTACGAGATTGTAAATTAAGTAAATTGTATGGAATTATCGGGTCCTGCATAACAGAGTGTCATTATAGCATACCGTTCAAAAACTTGAACATCAACGCGGTATTTTTTATAACTTATCACCAAAGTGAactagagaaaataaaaattcggcGAAAGTGGCGACATGAGTCTCCCGCAAGTCATTCGGCGTTTTAATATTGTTTTGACAGCAATTCGGCTAgatagattttaaaaaaactatTGAATCAGCGATCGTCTAACCGGTCTAACCATTAAGAACGTAAGTCAAAGTGATCCATTGATCCGTTAGTCGAGCTGCAagcgaaatgtttttcttttacagtGACACCGATATTAACTGAGAAAAGTTATTGTTTCCATATTAAACGATGGATGATCGTCCCGTATGGTTACCTTTGGAATCAAATCCAACTGTTATGACTAACTTCTTAGTCGACATCGGTATGTCGGCTGAATGGTCAGTTGTCGATTTAATTGGCATTGACGAAGATGTGCTGGGATTCGTACCGCAACCAGTCGCAGCTATAATTTTTCTGTATCCACCGACGGTACATGACTCTGACGAAAGCGGTGATGATGCATTAAacgattcggttttctttatGAAACAAATGGTACGGAATGCATGCGGAACGGTCGCATTGATACATGGTGTGGGCAATAATCTGGACAAAATTCAGTTGGTGGATGATTCACCGCTCAAAAAGTACTTTGAATCCGTGCAatcattaaataaaattgaaaaaggattGGAAATGAGTAGAAATGCCGATATACGAAAAAGTCACGAATTGCATGCCCAGCAAGGACAGACTTCAACTCCGAATCTGAACGAGAATGTTGAGAATCATTTCGTTGCTTTGATTGAACGAAATGGACGAATTTATCAGTTAAATGGCGGCAAAGACGGACCAGTGGATCATGGACCATCGTCGCAAGAAACGTTCCTGTATGATGCTGCCGCAGTTTGTCGGCAATTTATTGCTAAACATCCGGATTGTAACAGCTACTCGGTGCTAGCTATTTCGAAAGCTTTCGATTGAATCGATTTTGTTGTGTGCAATCAACATACCATTAAGTGTATTTATGAGTCGATTGATATTTTTTAAGAATCCTGCAAAATACAGAATGCTTTAAGTGATAACAAAGTCTTTTGTGTCCGTCGTGTGCAAAAAAATGACCATTTGATTCCAAAGTCGActcttaaattattgtaatcgCATTATAAAATGGTAACGGGAAATGTGTTCGTGAAAAATTACTCAGTTATCGGGATGGAGAGATAATTTACATGCCCTATCTGCTTTTCTCCGGTATAAAGCAATTATTGGTATCGATGAATCCATGACTGATCGTTTACACAACACTATAGCACAAAAGTATCTTCGCATATAATAGAGAAAATCaatcctccgcacaaaagtgtAGGACAAGAAGTGAACCGGctacaacattttgtgttgTGGAATGTTCAGAgacttcaacaaaattttctgcGATTATTTATTTCAGACAGTAGTTTACACCGCAATCAATGATggtctcaacaaaaaaaaactcgctTACATAAACCGGATTTTCATCATCACCGTTCGTTGtatggaaattaatttcgaaaagaaCTTCGTGACATTTTTTAGTCTTCTGTTAGTTAAGTTGTCATCAACATCTCtataattttttcggtttcTAAGAACTATAATCATGACCAGTGTCATAGTTTTGTACACTTGTGTCGATAGTCCTCCAGGTAGAACGGTGCAAATGGCACTGGAATATTTGAAAGTACCGTACACAGTAAAGGATGTGAATTTTGATGTTGGAGAGCATTTTTCGGAGGAATTTTTAAAGGTAGATTTACATCAGAAGGGTGATTGTTACTTCCGACATGGACATTGTGTAAAATTGTACTTGTTTGAATGTAGATGTATCCACAGGGAGAAATTCCAGTTTTAGACGATAATGGACTGATCATTGGAGAAAGGTATGCTTCactacaaaaataattccattcTAACCGAGCTgatgaaaaacagcctacgaGAAATCGGACGCCTTTGATATGAATCGAAAGGTCTCTGTTGCCATATTCCACACTTGCAATCATTTGCCTTACGTGGCCATAGAAATACattgaaacattgaaaaacctacagcactgcttctagcatgaatacttaattgacaagtgtcgaaggaggctttagtgataagagaTACCGCTTAGGATCggattgtttgtatgtatGTTTTGAgtcatacaacgaaaataagTCAACAAAAGCAACtcagaagcagtgctgtgaaaAACCCCATTTTATCATACAAGCACGatcgagggggaaacaacaaGAGCGACAGGCTTCATTCGCCGTTGGAGCGAATCAGAAGAGCGAACGAAGGCAAATTATGAGCGaattaaggaaaaatttgatcgaatGAACGGAaaatatgagcgaatgaaTAGAGACTATGATCGAATGAATGGAGAATATGAGTGAATGCCATGCGCGATTAGTGATACCACTAGTGGATTTTTAGGAAGAGAAAATTCGAAGTGCTTTACGTTTTGGGAGtagttgtggtttgtaaatgattacacacaaaatttgtttaacaaatgaaattctttattttcatttgttcaacgaaactcttgtcgaatccattccgaaccacaacaactcccaaaATAGAGAGTACCTCTTCACTTTTCTCTCCCTGTAACTTCTAACTCgtcaaaatgaacattttggGCAGCGGTTCAATCTACTATGATGGTGATGGTAGctctgaaaaattcaaaaactcaaTTCAACTTGAGTATTTGAAGacaatttcgttttgaatcattttcacaataaaaaacgaaaatattttcttcgtaGCGTCGCTATTATCCAATATTTGgctgaaaaatatggaaagGACGAAACATTTTATCCGAAAGATGATCTCCGCATTCGATCCGTCATTCATCATCGTCTCGCTTTCTATTTATCCACGTACTATCGTCGAGTACATGATTATATGGTAGCTAAAATCGATGAATCGATTGATAAAAGCATTAAAAtgccaaaattaaattttaataaagatTCTTCCGATGGACTATGCCGGATATGAACGAACTGATGAAAAATTGGCGAAAACCAACCATGCGTTGAAGGTGTTCAACGAATTTCTTCATAGGGACGGAACAAGCTATGTTGCTGGAGGTTAGATATTCCTACACTGTGACTGTGTGTgcattatttcaaaattgagaAGTATTTTTTAGCTACCCTTACAATTGCCGATTTACCTTTCGTAATGGGAACGGTAGCTTTGAAAGCAATGGACTTTGACTTCAATTTGTTTCCGCACGTTACTCATTGGTTTGAGATGTTTCAACGCAATCATTCGGACTTATGGACAGTTGCTGCGGAGGGTTTAAAGGGCCTCACGTATTACAATAAGAATCCGAGAGATCTTACGTCACTTAAGCATTGGTATCACATCaccaagaaaaattgaaactccGGTCAATTATATGCCGATCGTACCGAAGAGTATAATTATGTAAGTTTTAAcagtttcacaataaaaactTAGCATCCACAAAAGTGCAAATTAGAATTCAAATTTCCCTGCTTTGGAATTCCacacataattttcaaaatttttattcgactGCAAATACGGATCGCAATCGTTAATGATGTCCGCCAACTTGGTATTGTCCAGCATTGAGGTGTGATTACCCTCGATGAATTTGAGCGTAACCGATGCTTCAGTGTACCGCGAAAGTTCGTAGTCTTCTTCGATGTCCACGAAGGCAACTTCTGTCGGACGAATGAGCGTAATCGGTGACTTAATTTTTTGCACCTTCGTTATGTCCAATTCGAAGAGAATCTTCAAACGATTGTACATGGCCTGGAACAGTTCAACAAATGGTCAATAACTTTCATATTACCGTTGACTATCAGATTTTGTATTACTTGAGCTATTGTTCGCATATACTCCTCGGAGAATTCAGTTTGCGATTTCCCAAACTGAATCAGTTTGTCCACTTTCATTTGCCATGTCGGGCACTCTCgaagttttagcaaaatttcGTCCGGATTCTCCagcggaaaaatgttttgtatgaTGGCAACGATCAACATTAACTGAATGGATTCGTCGGTTACTTCTGCACTGATTTGAGTCGTGTGACTGTAActaatttgtttcaaaaaaacTGGCGCTCCGTCGATCAGCACAACGCTTCCGGTCATTCCTGACTCTTCTAAAATCCGAGCCAATTCCAGGGTTATGAACGCCCCAAACGAATAGCCAAccaaatagaaaaattcttttttgctaaaaattttctttacgtCCTGAAACCGAGATAGGCCAACAATTAAGCCGACAAAGTGCAAAATGAGTTCCACAAAAACTCACATTTGAAACTGCATTTGCCATGTCCGAAATGGTCGTCAAATCAATGGTGTTCGTCAATTGCAAAATGAAAGCTGGTAAATTAAAGTTGATCGCAACGTTATGCCACACTGCACCCGCTACACCTTCAATGCCGGGAATAATCAGCATGCacgaattgattttttcagctgTGTTCTTCGTTTGCAAACGAAGATATTTTTCCTTAGAATTTCGTTCATCGCCAAGGGTGCGCAGAATCATGTTCAGGccaagaattttgttctctCCTGCTAGtttcaatttcacattttcggtGCTATCTTTTCCTCGGGCATCGGAGAGCTCTTGCAGCCGAGCAAATGTCAATGAGCGCAAATCTTCCGgagtcaaaaatatttcgaattcgCGCTCCAATGTCTGTTTCAACTCGACTGCCATCAATGAATCCATTCCAACTTCAG
This genomic stretch from Bradysia coprophila strain Holo2 chromosome II, BU_Bcop_v1, whole genome shotgun sequence harbors:
- the LOC119077410 gene encoding actin-related protein 2/3 complex subunit 3-B-like; translated protein: MPAYHSQIREFNSAVGNIAILPLRTQSRGPAPMANIEQDIIDESLYYFKANVFFRTYEVKSEVDRTLIYITLYITECLKKLQRCSNKNQGLQEMYSLAISKFDIPGDAGFPLNSVYAKPSSPADSDLMRQYLQQIRQETGIRVCDKVFGEDGKPSKWWLCFAKKKFMEKSLSGPGQ
- the LOC119077235 gene encoding 39S ribosomal protein L44, mitochondrial-like — encoded protein: MSLIRGSACALRILCSGGQQLTNQNIRNIARWVAPTLKEIRKRKNKMAPSPPVKRSGFIDWNWNAELFAFSKRLHEDFNPEFLQEAFTVRSYIIQEEQKQQAVGIENPVTNLKDNLALASSGTDILSAYAEMFISSQLPKLPINGVRAVRDYLLSDGVLANVSRHIGTKDLILTAEFPPDKPTLANTFKAVVSALNKSSGNEKSFEFVRDFLFTQLNQKDIDSMWDIERPIELLQEYCRANKFAEPEPRLLNDAGKNTIMAVYHVGIYCDRKMLAAGFGENVNTAIEVAAINCLKRFYDIENPRPYNFKITLKEVEESLQNRRKVERQV
- the LOC119077325 gene encoding GPN-loop GTPase 3, with amino-acid sequence MRYAQLVMGPAGSGKSTYCANIQQHAADCNRVINVVNLDPAAEHFEYSPLVDIRELIHVDDTMDDEELHFGPNGGLVFCIEYLIENQEWLKAQLCGGDDDEEVDGEPDDDYIIFDMPGQIELYTHLTAGKDLVKLLQSWNFNVCSVFLIDSQFMIDGAKFLSGTMAALSVMANIELPHVNVLTKMDLLSKTAKSQLEKYIEPDPHALLGDVANESAWGRKYHKLSEAIGMLIEDFSLVRFTPLNLRDEESISDLLMTIDNILQYGEDADTKTKDFEQPDPDDGDDDDRNSYE
- the LOC119077500 gene encoding ubiquitin carboxyl-terminal hydrolase isozyme L3-like, with amino-acid sequence MDDRPVWLPLESNPTVMTNFLVDIGMSAEWSVVDLIGIDEDVLGFVPQPVAAIIFLYPPTVHDSDESGDDALNDSVFFMKQMVRNACGTVALIHGVGNNLDKIQLVDDSPLKKYFESVQSLNKIEKGLEMSRNADIRKSHELHAQQGQTSTPNLNENVENHFVALIERNGRIYQLNGGKDGPVDHGPSSQETFLYDAAAVCRQFIAKHPDCNSYSVLAISKAFD
- the LOC119077984 gene encoding glutathione S-transferase 1-like, which encodes MTSVIVLYTCVDSPPGRTVQMALEYLKVPYTVKDVNFDVGEHFSEEFLKMYPQGEIPVLDDNGLIIGESVAIIQYLAEKYGKDETFYPKDDLRIRSVIHHRLAFYLSTYYRRVHDYMILPMDYAGYERTDEKLAKTNHALKVFNEFLHRDGTSYVAGATLTIADLPFVMGTVALKAMDFDFNLFPHVTHWFEMFQRNHSDLWTVAAEGLKGLTYYNKNPRDLTSLKHWYHITKKN